tatatatatatatataatctgtataataTATGTACAACTTTGAATTTTACTTCCAGTGTACATGTGTTATGTCACTGTACTTTTATTGACAGTTTGTTATTTGTGTGAAGTGACACAAAGCTGTAAGAGGAACCTAACAAAAAGATGTTTATGATGTTAATAATCAGGTGGCATGGAGCCGGTGAGTGTGGAGAACCTGTGTGTGTTGTACCACAGTGCCGATTACCTGGTGCTCAATAAACACTGGGACATTCGCATCGACAGCAAACTGTGGAGTGAAACGCACACAGTGCAGAAACAACTGATGTATCGGTTCCCTCAGCTCGCCGACCCTCAAACACACTACGGCTTCAGGTAAACACACGTGGATACCTTCACATAAGCACACAGATATGCACAATTTATGCTACAGCTTTGGTATACTGACCAGTTTTCAAGGAGGCACTGTAGAGTTTGACTTGGTTCTGTGTGTGGACGGTTTGTGTTCTCTGTGCAGATTCTGCCATCAGTTGGACTTTTCCACCAGCGGTGTACTGTGTGTGGCGCTGAATAAAGCAGCAGCTGGACGAGCGTATCGCTGTTTCAAAGACAGAACAGTAACCAAGGCTTATCTCGCtctggtatacacacacacacacatgcgtatGTCTCACCTGGCACACCTGGCACACCTGGCACACGCGGGCCTGTATTCATGAAATTCTTTGGAGTGTCTGTACAATCAAACACACATCTGGTCAGCGTGTGTGTAAGTTTGAGTGTACCGTTTTAACAACAGTCAACAtcaatatcaacaattatagcAATTAAGTGTTCTataagtaataacaataatcaagTTAATAATCGGAGGAACCTCATACAAAAAAATAGGTAACGAGGTTTAGCATCAACATTTGTAAATGTGAGTTGGAATGTGTAGAGCTTTATCAGTTAGTACTAGATTTTatagcatatttttttttagcatatcGGGACACACACCGatcatccataacattaaaaccactgacaggtgacatgaattacattgattatctcgttacaatggcatctGTCAAGAGGTTGGATATATTAAAcagcaagtgagcagtcagttctcaaagttgatgtgttggaagcaagaaaaatgggcaCGTGTATGGATCTTAGCAACTTTGATAAGGGAcgaattgtgatggctagactaccgggtcagagcatctccaaaacatcaggtcttgtggggtgttcccagtatgcagtggttagtacctaccaaaagtggtctgAGGAAGGATAACTagtgaaccagtgacagggtcatgggcacccaaggctcactgatgcgcatGGGGAGTGAAGGTAGCCCAtttggtccgatcccacagaagagctactgtagcacaaactgtgaaaaagttaatgctggctatgatagaaaggtgtcaggacacacagtgcatcacagcttgctgtgtatggggctgcttAGCCGCAGACCAGGCAGAGTGCCCACTTTCACTGCTGAAAGTACCTACAATCCATGGAGCGAAGGAAGAAGGTGATCTGGTCTGAACAATCATGTTTTTAAGACAAAATACCTTTTTTAAATCAGCTTcactaaaaatatatttttttaccctTACTTCTTTCCTGGGATCTTAGAAAACTCTACTCTGCTGAATGCCTTCTTTCTACTGGCTCACTGTTGCAGGTCCAGCATAAATTAGGgcatgtttaaatgtaaattagatgTATATGAGGGTCATAAACATGTCTGATTCCTGTGCAGGTTCGAGGCACTGTGGCCGATAGCAGAATGACGCTGGACGCTGCCATCGGTAAAAATACCACTGAGGGGAAAACACACATGATGTGTGTGGAAGGCACAGAAGGTCAGAATCACGAGGACCTCACATGCACTTTTACACGGGAATTAAGCCACTGTTAtatcacagcgctgttgaattctcacatctgattggtcaataggtgttgattcattttctataacagcagctctgatactCTGACAGAGGCAAATTTGGAAAAAGCAAAACAGTACAAGTGATGATTGATTCTGTGGATGAAAATAGCTGCTCGACAAGTGGATGATCTGTTAACCTGCATCTCCGTGTAAATGAAAGTTTCATtggttttctccccccccccccccattgtgGTGGTAGGATGTGAGAATCCCAAGCCGAGCCAAACATTATTAACTGTATTAGAATATGGATCATATGATGGAGAGCCTGTTACTAAAGTTCTTCTACAGCCTCTTACAGGTAAAAAATTATCATTTCTATCACACATCTCATAGAGGGaatgtacactcactgtccacctGTTCATTTATGtagttatccaatcagtcaatcataaggcagtagcacaatgcataaaatcgtgcagatacaggtcgagagcttcagttaatgttatgttaatgataattgcatgaatgtgcataataaagtggacagtgagcgTATCCCTCAATATTACACACAAGATTAACTGAAGGAAACAAATCAGTAATCAATTTCTTCCCTTTTAGGACAtttattgaaattttttttctctttccggatgcttttattatattataatttataatttaagtTTAGAACTGAAATCTTTACTCTTCCCCTTTTAGGACGCACCCATCAGCTCCGAGTGCACTGCAGCTCCATCGGTCACTCCATCGTAGGCGACTTCACTTACAGCCTCGGAACAGACAACGCTCCGTACCGCATGATGCTCCACGCTTACTTCCTCCGAATCCCTCTGCAGCACGAGGTCATTGAGGTCACAACTTCCGATCCCTTCGTTATCGAACTCGACCCCAAATGGACGCCAGAAACACGTGTTCAAAATCTCGAGAGCTTAATGACTGAAATAATACTGAGAACTAAAGCAGAAGAGCGACAAAGGCAGGAGGAGAAGTTAGCGcatgaagaagagaaaaagaggaggaggaagagtgtGGAGGAGAGTGAGGAGGAACGAGCACAGTGCCAGCAATGGCTCTCTGAATGGACGCTCAGTGactaatcattttatttatttatcatcttGTCTTGTTGGTtgtgaacattattattattattattattttataacaaataaatTGGTTCATGATGATCGTGCTACTGTTTTTAAGACTCACCAGATGTTTCTCTGCATGACCATTTTCATCGTTTTAACTGTAAAAGAACATCGGTCAGAGCCGCACCATTTTTAGGATTGTGTCACCCCACTGAGGACATATCACGGTTAAACAGATCACGAGAAAATCCGAATCAAATCTTGTGTGTGAAGCTGAAACATTTATcaatgattgatttttttttcagggttACGAGCACAAAGTGCTACATGATGaccccaattcccaaaaaagttgggacgctgtgtaaaaatgtaaataaaaacagaatgccaGATTtgattcacaatagaacatagaaaacatatcaaatgtttaaactgaggaaatgtaccattttaagaaaaaaataagttaatttttaatttgatggcatctcaaaaaagttgggacggggccaacaaaaggctggaaaagtaagtgtcaCTAGAAAGAAACAGCGGGAGGTTAATTGGAAACacatcagtaacatgattgggtataaaaagagtatcttagagaagcagagtctttcagaagtaaagatggactGAGGTTCATCAATCAAAACaaattcagaataatgttcctcaacgtaaaattgtgaagactgaatatctcatcatctacagtacataatatcatcaaaagattctgagcatctggagaaatctctgtgcacaaggaacgaaggtgaaaatcaatattgcatgcctatgatcttcaggccctcaggcagcactgcattaaaaacagacatgattctataatggaaatcactgcatgggctcagaaacacctccagagctcattgtctgtgaacacagttcaccatgccatccacaaatgctggttaaagctccatcatgcaaagaagaagccatatgtgaacatgatccagaaacgctgccgtcttctctgggccaaagatcatttaaaattgactgaggcaaagtggaaaactgttctgtggtctgacgaattgaaatttgaaattctttttggaaaccatggacaccacgtcctctaaactaaagaggagagggaccctcaggctttttatcagcgctcagttcaaaagcctgcagtACGTATGGTTCCTATGGAATTCATCAGTGCCTATGGAATAAGCAGCtagcacatctggaaaggcatcactactgaaaggtatatacaggtttgagagcaacatctgcttccatccagattccatcccatctttacttctgaaagactctgcctacCATACTCTTtgtatacccaatcatgttactgccAATTAACcttcagctgtttctttttactaacacttacttttccagcattttgtcccaactttttgattgtgttgcagccatcaaattcaaaattaccttctttttttttttaaacggtacatttcctcagcttACAGTGTCAACATTTGatattttctatgttctttTATGAATAACATTTGCAAATCATGgcattctgtgtttatttacatttagtaaAATTTTACACAGGGTTGTATaatacagtggttttcaaagtggggggcaatttggtgtgaaaaataaatacattatatatatatatatatatatatatatatatattactataacgttatttttagttttttttgttatttttattactataacgTTATataaggggggatatattcagaagtctgtatttttaatgtgttttaaagacaccttgcaaaaggggggccttggtcaaatgttaatgcaatttggggggccttgccctggaagagtttgggaacccctggtatAATATACTTGTTTGTTTCCTTTAGTTTGTATTAAATCACTTAACTAACTACTTCACCATATGATATGCTGTATTCGACTAAAGGTTGTAACTCATAATTCCCAacctctgaaagaaaaaaaactaagaaataataataagtagtagttgtttcacattacagatgtttacatagtCCACAAGAtgcagtaataactgaatttacacaaattaaccagtttaaaagtttacatacacttgattattaatactgagtGTCATTAGCTGGATGATCAGAGACTGTGttgatgttttgtgatagttgttcatgagtcccatGTTTATCCTGAgtagttaaactgcccactgttcttcagaaaaatcctccaggtcctgcacattctttacttttccagcatcttctgcatagttgacccctttccatcagtgactatatgatgttgagatccatcttttcacactgaggacaactgagggactcgtacacgactattacaaaaggtgcaaacattcactgatgctcacccttcagaagctaaataagatatttacatgtttcccagaagacaaaataattacaATGCAGGCAGTGTAATTGCTCggacacagtattaagaatcaagcgtatgtgaacttttgaactggttcatttgtgtaaattcagtcttgtggactatatgtaaacatctgttatgtgaaatagcttattcagggcggAACTTAaaaatgcgtttttttttttttttttttttttttaacaatccctctttaaaaaaaaattatacatttttgcaGATAATTTCACACCCACAGGTTAAATGCTGCAGGTCACCAAGAAATAATCTTTCTTTTACAAGTAGGCACCATTTCTCAATCATGTACTgaaaattatgtaaacaaacaaacaaacaaacaaaaaatcataCCACAACTCATGTGATGTCTGTTATAATCAGCGAGGGTGTGTTTTCACAGAGACACATTTTGTGCTGCAGAATCTACACAATAAATACATGCTTTTCATAAAGACTGCTCCTCAACTTCTGCCCCTCATGACTTCAGTCTTTTACACACTGCTCAGGGAAATGATCGACCTCCCTGCGCAGTGTGTGTTCcgtc
This genomic interval from Ictalurus furcatus strain D&B chromosome 2, Billie_1.0, whole genome shotgun sequence contains the following:
- the rpusd1 gene encoding RNA pseudouridylate synthase domain-containing protein 1 isoform X1; translation: MEPVSVENLCVLYHSADYLVLNKHWDIRIDSKLWSETHTVQKQLMYRFPQLADPQTHYGFRFCHQLDFSTSGVLCVALNKAAAGRAYRCFKDRTVTKAYLALVRGTVADSRMTLDAAIGKNTTEGKTHMMCVEGTEGCENPKPSQTLLTVLEYGSYDGEPVTKVLLQPLTGRTHQLRVHCSSIGHSIVGDFTYSLGTDNAPYRMMLHAYFLRIPLQHEVIEVTTSDPFVIELDPKWTPETRVQNLESLMTEIILRTKAEERQRQEEKLAHEEEKKRRRKSVEESEEERAQCQQWLSEWTLSD
- the rpusd1 gene encoding RNA pseudouridylate synthase domain-containing protein 1 isoform X2, encoding MEPVSVENLCVLYHSADYLVLNKHWDIRIDSKLWSETHTVQKQLMYRFPQLADPQTHYGFRFCHQLDFSTSGVLCVALNKAAAGRAYRCFKDRTVTKAYLALVRGTVADSRMTLDAAIGKNTTEGKTHMMCVEGTEGRTHQLRVHCSSIGHSIVGDFTYSLGTDNAPYRMMLHAYFLRIPLQHEVIEVTTSDPFVIELDPKWTPETRVQNLESLMTEIILRTKAEERQRQEEKLAHEEEKKRRRKSVEESEEERAQCQQWLSEWTLSD